Proteins from a single region of Runella sp. SP2:
- a CDS encoding Dabb family protein, whose translation MAQSSSDKVLRHVVLFKFKDGTTAEQVKKVEDAFRKLPTQIKEIKGFEWGTNNSPEGHDQGFTHCFFLTFASEADRAVYLPHPDHKAFGKVLGPYLDKVLVVDYWTQK comes from the coding sequence ATGGCACAATCTTCTTCCGACAAGGTACTTCGTCACGTCGTTTTATTTAAATTTAAAGACGGCACCACGGCCGAGCAAGTAAAAAAAGTAGAAGATGCTTTTCGTAAACTTCCTACCCAAATCAAAGAAATCAAAGGATTTGAGTGGGGAACTAACAATAGCCCCGAAGGTCACGACCAAGGTTTTACGCATTGCTTCTTCTTGACGTTTGCGTCGGAAGCCGACCGTGCGGTCTATTTGCCTCACCCCGACCACAAAGCTTTTGGGAAAGTCTTAGGACCTTACCTCGACAAAGTATTGGTGGTTGATTATTGGACTCAAAAATAA
- the ruvA gene encoding Holliday junction branch migration protein RuvA: MIAYLHGKLAHKDPAYVIIDVGGVGYEVKVSLQTFGALPNVGDACKIYTYQQIREDAHTLYGFAEPTEKTLFLDLVSVSGVGSATALIMLSSLSAPEIKQAIVNEDVKLIQTIKGIGGKTAQRVIIDLKDKIKKEGLIAPQPNVFMAANSQVRSEALAALVMLGIPKPTAEKSVDTILKREGDQITVEQLIKLALR, translated from the coding sequence ATGATAGCTTACTTACACGGTAAACTTGCTCATAAAGACCCCGCCTACGTCATCATCGACGTAGGCGGCGTTGGTTATGAAGTAAAAGTATCTCTCCAAACCTTCGGGGCACTGCCCAATGTAGGAGATGCCTGCAAAATTTATACTTACCAACAAATCCGCGAAGACGCCCACACGCTGTATGGCTTTGCCGAACCTACTGAAAAGACCTTGTTTTTGGACTTGGTGAGCGTATCGGGCGTAGGGTCAGCAACGGCGTTGATTATGCTTTCGTCATTGTCGGCACCCGAAATCAAGCAGGCGATTGTCAACGAAGACGTGAAGTTGATTCAGACCATCAAAGGAATTGGTGGAAAAACGGCTCAACGCGTCATTATTGACTTGAAGGATAAAATCAAAAAAGAGGGTTTAATAGCTCCTCAGCCCAATGTCTTTATGGCAGCCAACAGCCAAGTGCGCAGCGAAGCGCTGGCGGCTTTGGTCATGTTGGGGATTCCAAAGCCTACCGCCGAGAAGAGTGTCGATACCATTCTAAAACGCGAAGGCGACCAAATCACCGTCGAACAACTCATCAAATTGGCGCTTCGCTAG
- a CDS encoding MlaD family protein gives MKISKEAKVGLMAIVALSMLYFGFNFLKGADFFSSKYRYFVVYDNVGSLQPSNPIKLNGVQVGQVKSTELMTDRGNKVLVTLEIQKNVLLTQGSKVMLTSELLGGSALMLQIATGGKQLQQGDTLMADSEKGIQALLQEQALPVVKNADSLIINLNRIVKQFDQTGYVLNKLLTTTDQTASGINATIAQNRQAIAATLANVNALSASLIETEKSFKPILGNLKTTTDSLKALRLGETIAQANSAVATLQKSLTALEQGQGTAGKLLKDQTLYDNINRTIVSVNKLMTNFRQYPKRYVNVSVFGKKDKGPADSPADTTLKY, from the coding sequence ATGAAAATTTCTAAGGAAGCAAAAGTAGGGTTGATGGCAATTGTTGCGTTGTCGATGCTCTATTTTGGGTTTAATTTTTTAAAAGGTGCTGATTTCTTTTCGAGCAAATACAGATATTTTGTAGTATATGACAACGTGGGCTCACTTCAGCCATCGAACCCCATCAAACTCAACGGAGTACAAGTAGGGCAGGTAAAAAGTACTGAACTAATGACCGACCGTGGTAATAAAGTATTGGTAACCCTGGAAATTCAGAAAAATGTATTGCTGACCCAAGGTTCTAAAGTAATGCTGACGTCGGAGTTGTTGGGTGGAAGTGCCTTGATGCTTCAAATTGCGACGGGCGGCAAACAACTTCAGCAAGGAGATACGCTAATGGCTGATTCAGAAAAGGGGATTCAGGCGTTGCTCCAAGAACAAGCCTTGCCCGTGGTAAAGAATGCCGATTCGCTCATCATCAATTTGAACCGTATCGTAAAGCAGTTTGACCAAACGGGGTATGTATTGAATAAACTACTTACGACGACCGACCAAACAGCTTCGGGGATTAATGCTACGATTGCGCAAAATCGTCAAGCCATTGCGGCTACTTTGGCCAATGTCAATGCACTTTCGGCCTCTTTGATTGAGACGGAAAAGAGTTTTAAGCCAATTTTGGGGAATCTAAAAACAACGACTGATTCGTTGAAAGCGCTTCGTTTGGGTGAAACAATCGCACAAGCCAATTCGGCCGTAGCTACGCTTCAAAAATCACTTACTGCGCTTGAGCAAGGCCAAGGAACGGCAGGGAAGTTGTTGAAAGACCAAACATTGTACGATAATATCAATCGTACGATTGTGAGTGTAAACAAACTGATGACCAACTTCCGTCAATATCCTAAACGCTACGTGAATGTGTCGGTCTTTGGTAAAAAAGACAAAGGCCCCGCCGACAGCCCCGCCGATACGACGTTGAAGTACTAG
- a CDS encoding N-acetylmuramoyl-L-alanine amidase → MLNTFKIGLLLGWITFCSFTFKSDSDGSIDVIVLDAGHGGKDTGAKGKISKEKDIVLDITMRLARKIKLEMPEVKIILTRASDKFVDLSERSNIANRRKADLFISIHCNSLPKNKKSPAGTETFVMGLHKSDENLEVAKRENSSILLEQNYEERYKGFNPNSPLAYIMLANRQNAYIASSLSFAGKIERQFQKYADRNSRGVKQAGFMVLWQTAMPSVLVEAGFISHAQEEKYLNSDDGQDEIAEAIFRAFKQYKQEVEDR, encoded by the coding sequence ATGTTGAACACGTTCAAAATAGGATTACTGCTTGGTTGGATCACTTTTTGTAGTTTTACTTTCAAATCGGACTCCGATGGGAGTATCGATGTTATCGTGTTGGATGCGGGGCATGGGGGAAAGGATACGGGAGCCAAAGGAAAAATATCCAAAGAAAAAGACATTGTTTTGGACATAACAATGCGGCTGGCGCGAAAAATAAAACTTGAAATGCCAGAAGTGAAAATAATTCTGACGCGCGCTTCGGATAAGTTTGTTGATTTGAGCGAACGTTCCAATATCGCCAATCGTCGTAAAGCTGATTTGTTTATTTCAATTCACTGTAACTCTTTGCCCAAAAACAAAAAGAGTCCAGCTGGAACGGAGACCTTCGTGATGGGGCTGCACAAGTCGGATGAAAACTTGGAAGTCGCAAAACGCGAAAACTCCAGTATCTTATTAGAGCAAAATTACGAAGAGCGCTATAAAGGTTTTAACCCCAATTCTCCACTGGCGTATATTATGTTGGCCAATCGCCAAAATGCTTACATCGCGAGTAGCCTGAGTTTTGCGGGAAAAATTGAACGCCAATTTCAAAAATATGCCGATCGCAACAGCCGTGGCGTAAAACAAGCGGGTTTTATGGTACTTTGGCAAACAGCCATGCCGAGTGTGTTGGTGGAAGCAGGGTTTATTAGCCACGCACAGGAAGAAAAATACCTCAATTCAGACGACGGCCAAGACGAAATAGCGGAAGCTATTTTTCGGGCGTTTAAGCAATACAAGCAAGAAGTAGAAGATCGGTAG
- a CDS encoding NifU family protein, whose product MQPVFIYTEASPNPNSMKFVFNFELVPQGLSFDYPDLAATQAEGKSSPLAGDLFQFPFVQRVFLASNFVTLTKDDTTDWGEVILDTKQFLKIYFEENHPVFEQKTVERNTTIVDTDSPTVRQIKTVLDDYVRPAVESDGGAISFHSFEEETGVVKVLLQGSCSGCPSSTLTLKAGIQNLLTQMVPTVKEVVAEGV is encoded by the coding sequence ATGCAACCCGTATTTATTTATACTGAGGCAAGCCCCAATCCAAACTCGATGAAGTTTGTCTTTAATTTTGAACTTGTTCCCCAAGGCTTATCGTTCGACTATCCCGATTTAGCCGCTACGCAGGCCGAAGGAAAGTCGTCACCTTTGGCGGGAGATTTGTTCCAATTTCCTTTCGTGCAGCGCGTATTTTTGGCGTCTAACTTCGTGACTCTTACCAAAGATGACACCACCGACTGGGGTGAGGTTATTTTGGATACCAAGCAGTTTTTGAAGATTTATTTTGAAGAAAACCACCCTGTTTTTGAGCAAAAAACGGTTGAACGCAACACTACGATTGTGGATACTGACAGCCCAACGGTGCGTCAAATCAAAACTGTGTTGGACGATTACGTGCGTCCAGCGGTAGAGTCAGATGGGGGCGCTATTTCGTTTCATTCGTTTGAAGAAGAAACGGGCGTCGTAAAAGTACTTTTACAAGGTTCGTGCAGTGGCTGCCCGTCTTCAACCCTGACCCTCAAAGCAGGTATCCAAAACCTGTTGACGCAGATGGTTCCGACCGTCAAAGAGGTGGTTGCGGAAGGAGTATAG
- a CDS encoding DUF2683 family protein, whose protein sequence is MESIIVYPKNEQQTSLLKSLLKEMKVRFEIGNDDPTTALSESEFIAKIDKSIQQAEAGKTKHISKDEQKKFLGL, encoded by the coding sequence ATGGAAAGTATCATTGTTTATCCCAAAAATGAACAACAAACGTCTTTACTCAAATCACTCTTGAAAGAGATGAAAGTGCGTTTTGAGATAGGAAATGACGACCCAACAACTGCTTTATCCGAATCAGAGTTTATTGCTAAAATAGATAAATCGATACAGCAAGCTGAAGCTGGAAAAACAAAACATATTTCTAAGGATGAACAGAAAAAGTTTTTGGGCTTATGA
- a CDS encoding Txe/YoeB family addiction module toxin, with the protein MSYSIEFTEEAIDDIEKHKRAGDKKVLIKIDKLLDELRAHPTTGTGKPEKLKHYSVPTWSRRITDKHRLIYRVQEEKIIVLVLASWGHYGEK; encoded by the coding sequence ATGAGTTATTCCATAGAATTTACCGAAGAAGCCATTGATGACATTGAGAAACACAAAAGGGCTGGAGATAAAAAAGTATTAATAAAAATCGACAAACTCTTGGACGAGCTTCGAGCCCACCCAACTACAGGAACAGGAAAACCAGAAAAACTAAAGCATTACTCTGTCCCGACCTGGTCAAGAAGAATCACCGATAAGCACAGACTGATTTACAGGGTTCAAGAAGAAAAAATTATTGTGCTAGTTTTGGCCTCTTGGGGGCATTATGGCGAAAAATAA
- a CDS encoding AraC family transcriptional regulator, which translates to MIYLVGTFIALFLAAIALTKKGRTTADLLLGIWMIVVGLHVFSYYSYLTQLIYSYPAFLGSNFPLPFLHGPLLFLYTLALTRPEQFQSKRWLLHGILPLSIIALYAPFWSLSAEQKVVVFKQEGRGYEGVMEISSLLLTSSGIFYVVATHYLLQKHRKRILNQFSNQEKINLNWLRFLFYAMGLIWFFIIFLHNDPLIFSSSSVFVVLIGYFGIKQTGIFTHLPIPLESPSSTPELALQLAEVEVEETNSDLQRKKYAKSGLNEERANELRERLEELMLVERLFIEPELTLTDLANRLDTHPNYLSQVINEIEGINFYDYINHLRVEEFKRLLLLPENQRFTLLAIAYGCGFNSKSAFNRCFKKTTGLSPSEYVKQLKAVYK; encoded by the coding sequence ATGATTTACCTCGTCGGAACATTCATTGCGCTGTTTCTTGCCGCCATAGCCCTCACGAAAAAAGGTCGCACCACCGCCGACCTCCTCTTAGGAATCTGGATGATTGTTGTTGGTTTACACGTATTTTCGTATTACAGCTACCTCACTCAGCTCATTTATAGCTACCCCGCCTTTTTGGGTTCCAACTTTCCCTTGCCCTTTCTGCACGGCCCATTGCTGTTTTTATATACCCTCGCCCTTACTCGTCCCGAACAATTTCAGTCAAAAAGATGGCTACTCCACGGAATTTTGCCACTCAGCATCATTGCCCTCTACGCCCCTTTTTGGAGTTTATCGGCAGAGCAGAAAGTAGTAGTTTTTAAACAAGAAGGCAGAGGGTACGAAGGTGTCATGGAAATTAGTAGCCTACTACTGACGAGTTCGGGGATTTTTTACGTGGTGGCGACTCATTACCTCCTTCAAAAGCACCGCAAACGGATTTTAAACCAGTTTTCTAACCAAGAAAAAATCAATCTCAACTGGCTAAGATTTCTTTTTTATGCCATGGGGCTAATTTGGTTTTTTATCATTTTCTTACATAACGACCCCCTCATTTTCTCAAGCAGTAGCGTGTTTGTGGTACTTATCGGCTACTTTGGCATCAAGCAAACGGGAATTTTTACCCATCTCCCCATTCCCCTTGAATCGCCTTCCTCCACCCCCGAATTGGCTTTACAACTTGCCGAAGTAGAGGTCGAAGAGACTAACTCAGACCTCCAACGAAAAAAATACGCAAAATCGGGCTTAAACGAAGAACGCGCCAACGAACTTCGAGAGCGCTTGGAAGAACTGATGCTCGTTGAACGATTATTTATCGAACCCGAGTTGACACTGACCGATTTGGCCAACCGTTTAGATACGCATCCTAATTATTTATCACAGGTAATCAACGAAATAGAAGGTATTAATTTCTATGACTACATCAATCACCTGCGAGTAGAGGAATTTAAACGCCTACTGTTACTCCCCGAAAATCAACGTTTTACACTCCTTGCCATCGCTTACGGCTGCGGGTTTAACTCCAAATCGGCCTTCAACCGTTGTTTCAAGAAAACCACGGGGCTCTCCCCTTCTGAGTATGTGAAGCAATTGAAAGCGGTGTACAAATAG
- a CDS encoding DUF2306 domain-containing protein, whose translation MKKIAWILVVVLAFLVGMIPISYLTDVKQGYLELKSPETLRNTFWQIGFVTHIAFGSVAITIGWLQFSHKLLTNFPKWHRLIGKIYVITGLLCSGAGIFIGFYAHGGPIAMAGFVCGGCVYFYTTLQGYVLIRAKNVVKHQAMMTYSYAACLGAVSLRILIPLSVLLPYEYTSVYNVVAWLSWLFNLGIAFWVNKKRDSPYKQGRTAAI comes from the coding sequence ATGAAAAAAATAGCTTGGATTCTCGTCGTTGTGCTGGCCTTTCTTGTCGGAATGATTCCGATTTCGTACCTAACCGATGTCAAACAGGGGTATTTAGAACTAAAATCTCCCGAAACACTCCGCAATACGTTTTGGCAAATCGGCTTTGTCACACACATTGCGTTTGGGTCGGTAGCCATTACAATCGGCTGGCTACAATTCAGCCATAAACTGTTGACCAACTTCCCCAAATGGCATCGGCTCATTGGCAAAATCTATGTCATCACGGGTTTACTCTGCTCAGGAGCGGGCATTTTTATTGGTTTTTATGCCCACGGCGGTCCCATCGCAATGGCGGGTTTTGTCTGCGGAGGCTGCGTTTATTTTTACACAACCCTTCAAGGTTATGTATTGATTCGAGCCAAAAACGTAGTCAAGCATCAAGCGATGATGACCTACAGCTATGCGGCCTGTCTGGGCGCGGTAAGCTTGAGAATTCTTATACCGCTCTCGGTTTTGCTCCCTTATGAATACACATCGGTGTACAACGTGGTGGCGTGGTTGAGTTGGCTATTTAATTTAGGAATTGCCTTTTGGGTCAACAAAAAAAGAGACTCACCTTACAAGCAAGGGCGCACAGCAGCGATTTGA